One genomic segment of Thunnus albacares chromosome 18, fThuAlb1.1, whole genome shotgun sequence includes these proteins:
- the LOC122968178 gene encoding molybdopterin synthase catalytic subunit-like isoform X1, protein MAAPEEPRDVFKLSRDWLSVQEVVDAVSSASCGAISVFIGTTREDECDGRKVIGLEYEAYELMAQSEFTKLCDDIRARWPTVTHICVHHRLGWVKVGEASVAMAISSPHRHDSQQAIQHCISQLKASVPIWKKEVYDTQETNWKQNAECSWAAQHKPHPVTEHINNK, encoded by the exons ATGGCGGCGCCGGAGGAGCCAAGAGACGTCTTCAAGCTGAGCCGTGATTGGCTGTCTGTACAGGAAGTGGTGGACGCCGTCAGCAGCGCTTCCTGTGGAGCCATTTCAGTGTTTATAG GTACGACCCGTGAGGACGAGTGTGACGGCAGGAAGGTGATTGGTCTGGAGTACGAGGCGTACGAGCTCATGGCCCAATCAGAGTTTACCAAACTGTGTGACGACATCAGAGCTCGTTGGCCAACCGTGACGCACATCTGTGTTCATCACCGGCTGGG GTGGGTGAAGGTGGGCGAGGCCAGCGTTGCCATGGCGATCTCGTCTCCTCATCGTCACGACAGCCAGCAGGCGATCCAGCACTGCATCAGCCAGCTGAAGGCCAGCGTCCCCATCTGGAAGAAG GAAGTTTACGACACGCAGGAGACGAACTGGAAGCAGAACGCCGAGTGTTCCTGGGCCGCTCAACACAAACCGCATCCGGTCACAGAACAtatcaataataaatga
- the ugcg gene encoding ceramide glucosyltransferase encodes MALLELAMQGLAVFGFILFCVLWLMHFMSIIYVRLHLHKKRSEVKQPFIQLAGVSLLKPLKGVDPNLIANLETFFTLDYPKYEILLCVQDQDDPAVDVCKKLLGKYPNVDARLFIGGKKVGINPKINNLMPGYEGAKYGLVWICDSGIRVKPDTLTDMTNQMTEKVGLVHGLPYVADRQGFAATLEQVYFGTSHPRSYISANVTGIKCVTGMSCLMRKDVLDQAGGLVAFAQYIAEDYFMAKAIADRGWKFSMATQVALQNSGSYSIGQFQSRMIRWTKLRINMLPGTVLEPVSECFLASLIIGWAAHHVFRWDMMVFFMCHCLAWFISDYIQLTGVQGGPLCFSKLDFAVAWFIRESMAVQIFLSALWDPTISWRTGRYRLRCGGTAEEILDV; translated from the exons ATGGCTCTGCTGGAACTCGCCATGCAGGGACTGGCCGTGTTCGGCTTCATCCTGTTCTGCGTGCTGTGGCTCATGCACTTCATGTCCATCATTTATGT gCGTCTCCACCTTCACaagaaaaggtcagaggtcaaacagcCCTTCATTCAGCTGGCAGGAGTTTCTCTACTGAAGCCACTGAAGGGCGTCGACCCCAACTTGATCGCCAATTTGGAGACATTTTTTACACTGGATTACCCCAAG taTGAGATCCTGCTGTGCGTTCAGGATCAGGACGATCCAGCTGTCGATGTCTGTAAGAAGCTTTTGGGCAAATATCCCAACGTGGACGCTCGATTATTCATTG GGGGCAAGAAAGTTGGAATCAACCCCAAGATCAACAACCTGATGCCAGGCTACGAAGGAGCCAAATACGGCCTGGTGTGGATCTGTGACAGCGGCATCAGAG tgaaACCAGACACCCTGACAGATATGACCAATCAGATGACAGAGAAAGTGGGATTGGTCCATGGCTTGCCGTACGTTGCTGACCGCCAGGGCTTCGCCGCCACACTGGAGCAG GTGTATTTTGGGACGTCTCATCCTCGCTCCTACATCTCGGCTAACGTGACGGGGATAAAGTGCGTGACTGGGATGTCGTGTCTGATGAGGAAGGACGTGTTGGATCAGGCCGGCGGATTGGTCGCCTTCGCTCAGTACATCGCCGAGGATTACTTCATGGCTAAAGCCATCGCTGACag AGGCTGGAAGTTCTCCATGGCAACACAGGTAGCTTTGCAGAACTCTGGGTCGTACTCCATTGGTCAGTTCCAGTCTCGCATGATCAG gTGGACGAAGCTGAGGATCAACATGCTTCCCGGCACCGTGCTGGAGCCCGTCTCTGAATGCTTCCTGGCCAGCCTCATCATTGGCTGGGCTGCTCATCATGTGTTCAG gtgggaCATGATGGTCTTCTTCATGTGTCACTGTCTCGCCTGGTTTATTTCCGACTACATTCAGCTGACTGGAGTTCag GGCGGCCCGCTGTGCTTCTCCAAGCTGGACTTCGCCGTCGCCTGGTTCATCAGAGAGTCGATGGCGGTGCAGATCTTCCTGTCGGCTCTGTGGGATCCCACCATCAGCTGGAGGACCGGCCGCTACCGGCTGCGCTGCGGCGGCACCGCCGAGGAGATCCTCGATGTCTAG
- the LOC122968178 gene encoding molybdopterin synthase sulfur carrier subunit-like isoform X2: MTAHVIVLYFAKSAELTGVKEEEIVAVPTPISSRDLWTLLLQRHPRLCVLQDQVVLAVRQQYVAIGDQVVTLGDGDEVAVVPPLSGG, from the exons ATGACTGCTCAC gtgATCGTGTTGTACTTCGCTAAGAGCGCCGAGCTGACCggagtgaaggaggaggagattgTTGCCGTGCCGACACCAATCAGCAGCCGGGATCTTTGGACACTGTTGCTACAGCGACACCCGAG actcTGCGTCCTGCAGGATCAGGTGGTGTTGGCGGTGCGTCAGCAGTACGTTGCCATCGGCGACCAGGTGGTGACTCTGGGAGACGGGGACGAGGTTGCTGTGGTGCCGCCACTCAGCGGAGGATAA